A single genomic interval of Streptomyces sp. NBC_00663 harbors:
- a CDS encoding SMI1/KNR4 family protein yields MAPIPPPLSEAEVAEAERELGITFPAEYRAYLLDVSAGGAVSRLARTERGWWWENNGAPARESLSSPFPHPDSYAAEDDALGEREPRVEDFADQRAHAAAWQAWDEECEAFEERRTAGAVVAQEHGCGFATLLALTGPLAGTLWWDGRATCGLILPLSLDRLRGTPPITFAAWLGRSSWDLLPPGWG; encoded by the coding sequence GTGGCGCCGATACCGCCGCCCCTCTCCGAGGCCGAGGTCGCCGAGGCCGAACGGGAGCTGGGGATCACCTTCCCCGCCGAGTACCGCGCGTACCTGCTGGACGTGAGCGCCGGCGGCGCCGTGTCACGGCTGGCCCGGACGGAGCGCGGCTGGTGGTGGGAGAACAACGGCGCCCCCGCCCGCGAGTCGCTCTCATCCCCGTTTCCGCACCCCGACTCCTACGCCGCCGAGGACGACGCGCTGGGCGAGCGTGAGCCGCGCGTCGAGGACTTCGCCGATCAGCGCGCCCACGCGGCTGCCTGGCAGGCATGGGACGAGGAGTGCGAGGCGTTCGAGGAGCGCAGGACGGCCGGTGCCGTCGTCGCCCAGGAACACGGCTGCGGCTTCGCCACTCTGCTGGCGCTGACCGGCCCGCTCGCCGGCACCCTGTGGTGGGACGGGCGGGCCACCTGCGGCCTGATCCTGCCGCTCTCCCTCGACCGGCTCCGGGGAACGCCGCCGATCACCTTCGCCGCATGGCTCGGCCGCAGCTCCTGGGACCTTCTGCCGCCCGGCTGGGGCTGA
- a CDS encoding family 20 glycosylhydrolase, whose translation MSTFPRRRFVGVAAALALLLSPVPAVAGQRAAEPPVTVPALTDWTPESGSYVFRSGTRLVADSPAEVRVADTLADDLRAAGHGDVPVVGGTARGGDIVVDVQPARKSLGAEGYELRAGRRLSVTGATETGAFYGTRTLLQLLAQGDRVPAGHTVDVPRYKERGVGVCACYIHVSVPWLENLVREMAYHKLNQLLLELKVKSDAHPEANTWGYYSKDEIRRLVALGEKCHVEIIPEINSPGHMDPWIENRPDLQLTDSDGDKQPSRLDITQPAAFDYYTSLIDEYAEVFKAPAWHMGADEYMLGSDFAKYPQILKYAQDTYGSGATPQDAFIDFVNRVHAYAAAKGKRLRIWNDGLTGANTVPVTAGTTVEHWLNVTTKPSQLIAQGYPVMNASYSLYLIRGGFHSDTAGLYDQSWDPRSFEGEKLTSARGVTGAKISLWPDNGRGETENEVAVRLWTALRHLAQATWGDPHPDATYAEFTARGTAVGHAPGRRDLTSVPVPDGSYTFKADGVTFDADLARTPDGYATLLGPAGCLAVSGGKLTLNVPLQPGVQATWDSCSATNTLQRWQLQPTEGGYRLVDVITQMALSVTADGRIVQYPPDQHPPAVWQLT comes from the coding sequence GTGAGTACGTTTCCCAGACGCCGGTTCGTGGGTGTCGCCGCGGCACTGGCCCTGCTCCTGTCGCCCGTTCCCGCGGTCGCCGGGCAGCGGGCCGCGGAGCCGCCGGTCACCGTCCCGGCCCTCACCGACTGGACCCCGGAGTCCGGCAGCTACGTCTTCCGGTCCGGCACCCGGCTCGTCGCGGACAGCCCTGCCGAGGTCCGGGTCGCCGACACCCTCGCCGACGATCTGCGGGCGGCCGGTCACGGCGATGTCCCGGTGGTCGGCGGCACGGCCCGCGGCGGAGACATCGTTGTCGACGTCCAGCCGGCCAGGAAGTCGCTCGGCGCCGAGGGCTACGAACTGCGCGCCGGCCGGCGGCTGTCGGTGACCGGCGCGACCGAGACCGGCGCCTTCTACGGCACCCGCACCCTCCTGCAACTCCTCGCGCAGGGCGACCGCGTCCCCGCCGGACACACCGTGGACGTACCGCGCTACAAGGAGCGGGGCGTCGGTGTCTGCGCCTGCTACATCCACGTCTCCGTGCCCTGGCTGGAGAACCTCGTCCGCGAGATGGCGTACCACAAGCTCAACCAGCTGCTCCTGGAGCTGAAGGTGAAGAGCGACGCCCATCCCGAGGCCAACACCTGGGGCTACTACAGCAAGGACGAGATACGCCGCCTCGTCGCCCTCGGCGAGAAGTGCCACGTCGAGATCATCCCGGAGATCAACTCCCCGGGACACATGGACCCGTGGATCGAGAACCGTCCCGACCTCCAGCTCACCGACTCCGACGGCGACAAGCAGCCGTCCCGGCTCGACATCACACAACCCGCCGCCTTCGACTACTACACGAGCCTGATCGACGAGTACGCCGAGGTCTTCAAGGCCCCGGCCTGGCACATGGGCGCCGACGAGTACATGCTCGGCTCCGACTTCGCCAAGTACCCGCAGATCCTCAAGTACGCCCAGGACACGTACGGTTCCGGCGCCACCCCGCAGGACGCCTTCATCGACTTCGTCAACCGCGTCCACGCCTACGCCGCCGCAAAGGGCAAGAGGCTGCGCATCTGGAACGACGGACTCACCGGCGCCAACACCGTCCCGGTGACAGCGGGCACCACCGTCGAGCACTGGCTGAACGTGACGACCAAGCCCAGCCAACTCATCGCCCAGGGCTATCCGGTGATGAACGCCTCCTACTCGCTCTATCTCATCCGCGGCGGCTTCCACAGCGACACCGCGGGCCTGTACGACCAGAGTTGGGACCCCCGCAGCTTCGAGGGCGAGAAGCTCACCTCCGCCCGGGGCGTCACCGGCGCGAAGATCAGCCTGTGGCCGGACAACGGGCGCGGCGAGACCGAGAACGAGGTCGCCGTACGGCTCTGGACCGCCCTGCGCCACCTCGCCCAGGCCACCTGGGGCGACCCTCACCCCGACGCCACCTACGCCGAGTTCACCGCGCGCGGCACCGCCGTCGGGCACGCGCCCGGCCGGCGGGACCTGACGTCGGTGCCGGTGCCGGACGGGTCGTACACCTTCAAGGCCGACGGCGTCACCTTCGACGCCGACCTCGCGCGCACCCCGGACGGCTATGCCACCCTGCTCGGCCCGGCCGGCTGCCTCGCGGTGAGCGGCGGCAAGCTCACCCTCAACGTGCCGCTCCAGCCGGGCGTCCAGGCCACCTGGGACAGCTGCTCCGCCACGAACACCTTGCAGCGCTGGCAGTTGCAGCCGACGGAGGGCGGATATCGCCTCGTCGACGTCATCACGCAGATGGCGCTGAGTGTGACGGCCGACGGTCGGATCGTGCAGTACCCGCCCGACCAGCACCCGCCCGCCGTATGGCAGTTGACCTGA
- the glgA gene encoding glycogen synthase, with protein sequence MRVGLLTREYPPDVYGGAGVHVEFLARELASLVDVEVHCWGEGRGVGVVRHRPWPVLDTANDALRTFSVDLAMTAGLEGRELVHSHTWYANLAGHLGKLLYGIPHVMTAHSLEPLRPWKAEQLGGGYALSSWAERTAIEAADAVIAVSGAMREDILACYPALDPARVHIVHNGIDTALYRPDHGTEALTRVGLDPDRPFVLFVGRITRQKGVPHLLRAVRDIDPAAQVVLCAGAPDTPEIDREFRELYEELSRVREGVHWIPQMLPRPDVIQLLTHAAVFVCPSVYEPLGIVNLEAMACGTPVVASKVGGIPEVVDDGKTGLLVPVDDDFEPALARALDSVLGDPEGARRMGEAGRERAVGEFGWDAVARRTVRLYEEILKQA encoded by the coding sequence GTGCGAGTGGGACTGCTGACCCGGGAGTACCCGCCGGACGTGTACGGCGGCGCGGGCGTCCATGTCGAGTTCCTGGCCCGGGAGTTGGCCTCCCTGGTCGATGTCGAGGTGCACTGCTGGGGCGAGGGCCGCGGAGTGGGCGTGGTGCGCCACCGCCCCTGGCCCGTGCTCGACACCGCCAACGACGCGCTGCGCACCTTCTCCGTGGACCTCGCGATGACCGCGGGCCTCGAAGGCCGCGAACTCGTCCATTCCCACACCTGGTACGCCAATCTCGCCGGCCACCTCGGCAAGCTCCTGTACGGCATCCCGCATGTGATGACCGCCCACTCCCTGGAGCCGCTGCGCCCCTGGAAGGCCGAGCAACTCGGCGGTGGATACGCCCTGTCGAGCTGGGCCGAGCGCACCGCGATCGAGGCCGCCGACGCGGTGATCGCCGTGTCGGGAGCCATGCGCGAGGACATCCTCGCCTGCTACCCGGCCCTCGACCCGGCCCGGGTGCACATCGTGCACAACGGCATCGACACCGCTCTCTACCGCCCCGACCACGGCACCGAGGCCCTCACCCGCGTCGGCCTCGACCCGGACCGCCCTTTCGTGCTCTTCGTCGGCCGCATCACCCGCCAGAAGGGCGTGCCCCATCTGCTGCGCGCGGTACGGGACATCGACCCCGCCGCGCAGGTCGTGCTGTGCGCCGGAGCCCCGGACACCCCGGAGATCGACCGTGAGTTCCGGGAGCTGTACGAGGAGTTGAGCCGGGTCCGCGAGGGCGTGCACTGGATCCCGCAGATGCTGCCGCGCCCGGATGTGATCCAACTCCTCACGCACGCCGCCGTGTTCGTCTGCCCCTCGGTGTACGAACCGCTCGGCATCGTCAACCTCGAAGCCATGGCGTGCGGAACTCCCGTCGTGGCCTCGAAGGTCGGCGGCATCCCGGAGGTCGTCGACGACGGCAAGACCGGTCTGCTCGTCCCGGTGGACGACGACTTCGAGCCCGCCCTGGCCCGCGCGCTGGACTCGGTCCTCGGCGATCCGGAGGGCGCCCGGCGGATGGGTGAGGCCGGACGGGAGCGCGCGGTGGGGGAGTTCGGCTGGGACGCGGTCGCCCGGCGCACGGTGCGGCTCTACGAGGAGATCCTCAAACAGGCGTAG
- a CDS encoding amidase — protein sequence MTSWIGRTAAEIAAAVREKRATPREVVAEHLARIERLDGRVGAFRTVRAEAALAEADEVGARADLAELPLAGVPVAVKDNLAVRGESKRVGSAATPDTPSAEDHVTVARLRAAGAVVVGLTNVPELCVFGTTEGVHGTARNPWDTSRTAGGSSGGSAAAVAAGLVPIALGNDGMGSLRIPAANCGLVTIKPGHGVVPAGVSDGDWFGMSENGPLATTVEDARLMLGILADTEFGRPPESGMRKVAVSLRSPIAGIAITAPYRTAARDAAEVLMKAGHQVRRADPAYPMSLSFTSLTHWTAGTSEDAQGLDRTLLTRRTRVHAAIGRRFVKGVGTGRGREELRRRLEPFFEEYDVLLTPALARRSPASAPWHERGWLRNVLANTTYSPMTPPWNLTGWPAMSVPFGTLPSGAPTAVQLVGRPGSEALLLETAQELEMRHPWQRTAPLD from the coding sequence GTGACCAGCTGGATCGGCCGGACCGCCGCCGAGATCGCCGCCGCCGTGCGGGAGAAGCGGGCGACGCCCCGCGAGGTGGTGGCCGAGCACCTCGCCAGGATCGAGCGGCTGGACGGCCGCGTCGGCGCCTTCCGGACGGTACGGGCCGAGGCCGCGCTCGCCGAGGCCGACGAGGTCGGCGCCCGTGCCGACCTCGCCGAACTGCCCCTCGCCGGGGTGCCGGTGGCCGTCAAGGACAACCTCGCGGTACGCGGCGAGTCCAAGCGCGTCGGGTCGGCGGCCACGCCGGACACGCCGTCGGCCGAGGACCATGTGACGGTCGCCCGGCTGCGCGCCGCGGGCGCGGTGGTCGTGGGCCTGACGAACGTGCCCGAACTCTGCGTCTTCGGCACGACCGAGGGCGTCCACGGCACCGCCCGCAACCCGTGGGACACCTCACGCACGGCGGGCGGCTCCTCCGGCGGCAGCGCTGCCGCGGTCGCCGCAGGGCTGGTCCCGATCGCCCTCGGCAACGACGGCATGGGTTCGCTGCGCATCCCGGCGGCCAACTGCGGCCTGGTCACCATCAAGCCGGGTCACGGCGTGGTCCCGGCGGGCGTCAGCGACGGCGACTGGTTCGGCATGTCCGAGAACGGGCCGCTGGCGACGACGGTCGAGGACGCGCGGCTGATGCTGGGCATCCTGGCGGACACGGAGTTCGGACGACCGCCCGAGTCCGGTATGCGCAAGGTGGCCGTCTCCCTGCGCAGCCCGATCGCCGGCATCGCGATCACCGCGCCCTACAGGACCGCCGCCCGGGACGCCGCCGAGGTGCTGATGAAGGCCGGCCATCAGGTGCGCCGCGCCGACCCGGCGTACCCGATGTCGCTGAGCTTCACCTCGCTCACCCACTGGACGGCGGGCACCTCGGAGGACGCCCAGGGTCTCGACCGCACCCTGCTGACCCGGCGCACCCGGGTCCACGCGGCGATCGGGCGGCGCTTCGTGAAGGGGGTCGGCACCGGCAGGGGCCGCGAGGAGTTGCGCCGCCGCCTGGAGCCGTTCTTCGAGGAGTACGACGTCCTGCTCACCCCGGCGCTGGCCCGCCGCTCCCCGGCCTCGGCGCCCTGGCACGAGCGCGGCTGGCTCCGCAACGTCCTGGCCAACACCACCTACTCGCCCATGACCCCGCCCTGGAACCTGACCGGCTGGCCCGCGATGTCCGTCCCCTTCGGCACCCTGCCGTCCGGCGCCCCCACCGCCGTACAACTGGTCGGCCGCCCGGGTTCGGAGGCGCTGCTGCTGGAGACGGCGCAGGAGTTGGAGATGCGGCACCCGTGGCAGCGGACGGCACCGCTGGACTGA
- a CDS encoding SDR family NAD(P)-dependent oxidoreductase, whose amino-acid sequence MTVTEDGSAITDEAVDEVVYGPGIDPERLAVCLAVLDELDQLEVDHPDAIAVRRATAGVYRTVKQRRRQERRAAKTAHDKAVTEATATGSAQRIDDETEGILPSSVTEEGRIAGILQRPRSCYTCKTRYVEVDYFYHQLCPDCARLNRDRRDARADLTGKRALLTGGRAKIGMYIALRLLRDGAHTTITTRFPKDAIRRFKAMDDSGDWMHRLEVVGIDLRDPAQAVALAEQVAEAGPLDILVNNATQTVRRLPSAYAALVDGESAPLPAGELPAHHVIGAFGSGAVDGLASLPAGISGIDAQQVADLALVAGNASVARHLDGTAIDAGGLVPDVVDTNTWVQTIEQISPVELLETQLCNYTAPFILISALRPSMAEAAKKAASGRAYVVNVSAMEGVFGRGYKGAGHPNTNAAKAAMNMVTRTSGQEMFQTDGILMTSVDTGWITDERPHFDKLRLAEEGFHAPLDLVDGAARVYDPIVRGEQGEDLYGVFLKDYAPGKW is encoded by the coding sequence ATGACGGTGACAGAGGACGGCTCGGCGATCACGGACGAGGCCGTGGACGAGGTCGTGTACGGCCCCGGGATCGACCCCGAGCGGCTGGCTGTCTGCCTCGCCGTGCTCGACGAGCTCGACCAGCTGGAGGTCGACCACCCCGACGCCATCGCCGTGCGCCGGGCCACCGCCGGGGTCTACCGCACCGTCAAGCAGCGCCGCCGCCAGGAGCGCCGGGCCGCCAAGACCGCCCACGACAAGGCGGTCACCGAGGCCACCGCGACGGGCTCCGCCCAGCGCATCGACGACGAGACCGAGGGCATCCTCCCCTCGTCGGTCACCGAGGAGGGCCGGATCGCGGGGATACTCCAGCGCCCGCGCTCCTGCTACACCTGCAAGACCCGGTACGTGGAAGTCGACTACTTCTACCACCAGCTCTGTCCGGACTGCGCCCGGCTGAACCGCGACAGGCGCGACGCCCGCGCCGACCTCACCGGCAAGCGCGCCCTGCTCACCGGCGGTCGCGCCAAGATCGGCATGTACATCGCGCTCAGGCTGCTGCGCGACGGCGCCCACACCACCATCACCACGCGCTTCCCCAAGGACGCCATCCGCCGCTTCAAGGCCATGGACGACTCCGGGGACTGGATGCACCGCCTGGAGGTCGTCGGCATCGACCTGCGCGACCCGGCCCAGGCCGTCGCCCTCGCCGAGCAGGTCGCCGAGGCCGGTCCGCTCGACATCCTGGTCAACAACGCGACCCAGACCGTACGCCGGCTGCCCTCCGCCTACGCCGCCCTGGTCGACGGCGAGAGCGCCCCGCTGCCCGCCGGTGAGCTGCCCGCCCACCACGTCATCGGCGCCTTCGGCTCCGGCGCCGTCGACGGCCTGGCCTCCCTTCCCGCCGGGATCTCCGGCATCGACGCCCAGCAGGTCGCCGACCTCGCCCTGGTCGCGGGCAACGCCAGCGTCGCCAGGCACCTCGACGGCACCGCCATCGACGCGGGCGGCCTCGTCCCCGACGTCGTCGACACCAACACCTGGGTGCAGACCATCGAGCAGATCTCCCCGGTCGAGCTCCTCGAGACCCAGCTGTGCAACTACACGGCGCCCTTCATCCTGATCAGCGCGCTGCGCCCGAGCATGGCCGAGGCCGCGAAGAAGGCCGCGAGCGGACGCGCCTACGTCGTGAACGTGTCCGCGATGGAGGGCGTCTTCGGCCGCGGCTACAAGGGCGCGGGACACCCCAACACCAACGCCGCCAAGGCCGCCATGAACATGGTCACGCGGACCAGCGGCCAGGAGATGTTCCAGACCGACGGCATCCTGATGACCTCCGTCGACACCGGCTGGATCACCGACGAACGCCCCCACTTCGACAAGCTGCGCCTCGCCGAGGAGGGCTTCCACGCCCCGCTCGACCTGGTCGACGGCGCGGCCCGGGTCTACGATCCGATTGTGCGCGGTGAACAGGGCGAGGACCTGTACGGCGTCTTCCTCAAGGACTACGCGCCCGGGAAGTGGTGA
- a CDS encoding SDR family oxidoreductase: MTSPYGLSGKAAVVTGGTRGIGREVARQLADAGALVCVTARDAADVRRTAAELGGIGVAGSVADPAHLQEVSALTLRAFGRIDVVVNNAATNQPYGPLMDVDPDAWREAFTVNVEAPLRLVRCAWRAWMREHGGSVINVCTEGATHVGPHIGAYGTSKAALLHLTRQLAGELAPRVRVNSVSPGLVRTEMARFVWEPGEAELAAGLPLGRIGEPADVARAVVWLASDAAEWITGADLLVDGGTRVRAAQPGGYAVHDRLRSYAPPQP, from the coding sequence ATGACGTCACCGTACGGGCTGAGCGGGAAGGCCGCCGTCGTCACCGGCGGGACGCGCGGGATCGGGCGCGAGGTCGCCCGGCAGCTGGCGGACGCCGGGGCGCTGGTGTGCGTGACGGCCCGGGACGCGGCGGACGTCCGGCGGACCGCCGCCGAGCTGGGCGGGATCGGAGTGGCGGGCAGCGTCGCCGACCCCGCTCATCTCCAGGAGGTCAGCGCGCTCACCCTCCGCGCGTTCGGGCGGATCGACGTCGTCGTCAACAACGCCGCGACCAACCAGCCGTACGGACCGCTGATGGACGTCGACCCGGACGCCTGGCGCGAGGCGTTCACGGTCAACGTCGAGGCACCGCTGCGGCTGGTGCGGTGCGCGTGGCGGGCGTGGATGCGGGAGCACGGCGGCTCCGTGATCAACGTCTGCACGGAGGGTGCCACGCACGTCGGGCCGCACATCGGCGCCTACGGCACCAGCAAGGCGGCCCTGCTCCATCTCACCCGGCAGCTCGCGGGGGAACTGGCACCGCGGGTCCGCGTCAACTCCGTCTCGCCCGGCCTCGTCCGCACCGAGATGGCCCGCTTCGTGTGGGAGCCGGGTGAGGCGGAGCTCGCGGCGGGGCTGCCGCTGGGGCGGATCGGGGAGCCGGCGGACGTGGCACGGGCCGTCGTGTGGCTGGCCTCCGACGCGGCCGAGTGGATCACCGGCGCGGATCTGCTCGTGGACGGCGGGACGCGGGTCAGGGCGGCGCAGCCGGGCGGGTACGCCGTCCATGACCGGCTGCGGTCGTACGCGCCGCCGCAGCCCTGA
- the glgC gene encoding glucose-1-phosphate adenylyltransferase — protein sequence MRRGGPSVLGIVLAGGEGKRLMPLTGDRAKPAVTFGGTYRLVDFVLSNLVNGDILRICVLTQYKSHSLDRHITTTWRMSSLLGNYVTPVPAQQRLGPRWYLGSADAILQSLNLVYDERPEYVAVFGADHVYRMDPRQMLAQHIESGAGVTVAGIRVPRSESPQFGVITPGSDGLTVDRFLEKPADPPGLADDPECVFASMGNYIFTTKALIEALQRDAEDERSVHDMGGSILPQLTERGEAQLYDFSANHVPGETSRDRGYWRDVGTLDAYYDAHMDLIAERPAFNLYNRQWPIYTHSGQLSPARFNAGGIASESIISAGCLIRGQVTRSVLSPGVVVDPGAVVQGSVLHDNVKIGRGAVVRGAVLDKNVEVPPGATIGVNPERDAELYTVSKGGVIALGKGQQVS from the coding sequence ATGCGTCGTGGCGGACCTTCGGTGCTCGGGATCGTACTGGCGGGCGGGGAGGGCAAGCGCCTGATGCCCCTGACCGGTGATCGCGCGAAACCCGCGGTCACCTTCGGCGGAACGTATCGCCTGGTGGACTTCGTCCTGTCCAACCTCGTCAACGGAGACATCCTGCGCATCTGCGTCCTCACGCAGTACAAGTCGCACTCGCTCGACCGCCACATCACCACGACCTGGCGGATGTCCAGTCTGCTCGGCAACTACGTCACCCCCGTCCCCGCCCAGCAGCGGCTCGGCCCCCGCTGGTACCTGGGCAGTGCCGACGCGATCCTTCAGTCCCTCAACCTCGTCTACGACGAACGGCCCGAGTACGTCGCGGTGTTCGGCGCCGACCACGTGTACCGCATGGACCCGCGCCAGATGCTCGCCCAGCACATCGAGAGCGGCGCGGGCGTGACCGTGGCAGGGATCCGCGTCCCGCGCTCCGAGTCCCCGCAGTTCGGGGTGATCACGCCCGGCTCGGACGGGCTCACGGTGGACCGCTTCCTGGAGAAGCCCGCCGACCCGCCCGGCCTCGCGGACGACCCGGAGTGCGTGTTCGCCTCCATGGGCAACTACATCTTCACCACCAAGGCGCTGATAGAGGCCCTCCAGCGGGACGCCGAGGACGAACGCTCCGTCCACGACATGGGTGGCTCGATACTTCCCCAGCTCACCGAGCGCGGCGAGGCCCAGCTCTACGACTTCAGCGCCAACCACGTCCCCGGCGAGACCAGCCGGGACCGCGGCTACTGGCGGGACGTCGGCACCCTGGACGCGTACTACGACGCCCACATGGACCTCATCGCCGAGCGTCCCGCGTTCAACCTCTACAACCGGCAGTGGCCCATCTACACCCACTCCGGCCAGCTGTCCCCGGCCCGCTTCAACGCGGGCGGCATCGCCAGCGAGTCCATCATCAGCGCGGGCTGCCTCATTCGGGGGCAGGTCACCCGGTCGGTGCTGTCGCCGGGGGTGGTGGTCGACCCGGGGGCGGTCGTGCAGGGGTCGGTGCTGCACGACAACGTCAAGATCGGGCGGGGCGCGGTGGTGCGGGGCGCGGTCCTCGACAAGAACGTCGAGGTACCTCCCGGCGCGACGATAGGGGTGAATCCGGAGCGGGACGCCGAGCTCTACACCGTCTCCAAGGGCGGGGTGATCGCGCTCGGAAAGGGCCAGCAGGTGTCCTGA
- a CDS encoding wax ester/triacylglycerol synthase family O-acyltransferase, with product MTSDPLAPLDLAFWNIESAEHPMHLGALGVFAAHSPTAGAHAADLLAARAAAVPGLRMRIRDVWQPLSFGGATREPAPDFDPLDHVRLHAPTADFHAEAGRLMECPLERGRPPWEAHVLPGEDGDSFAVLFKFHHALADGLRALTLAAAILDPMDLPERKPRPEAPSTGFLPDVRKLPGLVRGAVSDVGRALDIGASVALSGLGVRSSSALTAEPSGTRRTAGVVIDLDDVHRVRKAQGGTVNDVLIAVVAGALRRWLDERGDGSDGVAPRALIPVSKRRPRTAHPQGNRLSGYLIRLPVDDPDPLARLDTVRTAMDRNKDAGPNRGAGAVALLADHVPALGHRLGGPLVSQAARLWFDILVTSVPLPSLGLKLGGNPVTQVFPFAPLARGQSLAIAVSTYRGHVHYGLVADAEAVPDLDVLARALTEEVETLITACEA from the coding sequence TTGACTTCCGACCCGCTCGCCCCTCTCGACCTGGCGTTCTGGAACATCGAGTCCGCCGAGCACCCCATGCACCTGGGCGCCCTCGGCGTCTTCGCGGCCCACTCGCCCACCGCGGGCGCCCACGCGGCCGACCTGCTCGCCGCGCGGGCCGCCGCCGTGCCCGGCCTCAGGATGCGGATCCGGGACGTCTGGCAGCCGCTGTCCTTCGGCGGGGCGACACGCGAGCCCGCCCCCGACTTCGACCCCCTCGACCACGTTCGGCTGCACGCGCCCACCGCCGACTTCCACGCCGAGGCCGGCCGGCTCATGGAGTGCCCGCTGGAGCGCGGCCGTCCGCCGTGGGAGGCACACGTCCTGCCGGGGGAGGACGGCGACTCCTTCGCCGTGCTCTTCAAGTTCCACCACGCCCTCGCCGACGGTCTGCGCGCCCTGACGCTCGCCGCGGCGATCCTGGACCCGATGGACCTGCCCGAGCGCAAACCGCGCCCCGAGGCGCCGTCCACGGGCTTCCTGCCGGACGTGCGCAAGCTGCCCGGACTGGTCCGCGGCGCTGTCTCCGACGTGGGCCGGGCCCTCGACATCGGCGCGTCCGTCGCCCTGTCCGGCCTCGGGGTGCGTTCCTCGTCGGCCCTGACCGCCGAACCGAGCGGCACCCGCCGCACGGCGGGCGTGGTCATCGACCTCGACGACGTGCACCGCGTGCGCAAGGCCCAGGGCGGCACCGTCAACGACGTCCTCATCGCGGTCGTCGCGGGCGCCCTGCGCCGCTGGCTCGACGAGCGCGGCGACGGCAGCGACGGCGTCGCGCCCCGCGCCCTGATCCCCGTCTCCAAGCGCCGCCCGCGCACCGCGCACCCCCAGGGCAACCGGCTCTCCGGGTACTTGATAAGGCTCCCGGTCGACGACCCCGACCCCCTCGCACGCCTCGACACGGTCCGCACCGCCATGGACCGCAACAAGGACGCCGGACCCAACCGGGGTGCCGGAGCCGTCGCGCTGCTCGCCGACCACGTCCCCGCGCTCGGCCACCGGCTCGGCGGGCCCCTGGTCAGCCAGGCCGCCCGGCTCTGGTTCGACATCCTCGTCACCAGCGTCCCGCTGCCCAGCCTCGGCCTGAAGCTCGGCGGCAACCCGGTCACCCAGGTCTTCCCGTTCGCCCCGCTGGCCCGCGGCCAGTCCCTGGCGATCGCCGTCTCGACGTACCGCGGCCACGTCCACTACGGCCTCGTCGCCGACGCGGAAGCCGTACCGGACCTGGACGTCCTGGCCAGGGCCCTCACCGAGGAAGTGGAGACGCTCATCACCGCCTGCGAGGCTTGA
- a CDS encoding (2Fe-2S)-binding protein, which produces MVLLLFVDLDADLAALRPLGGFFLLRTGAPPRSTLPTLARAYGIEKSDVYEESVTFRVLKVARSLQAPELRIAASIAQQGLAARLWSAALGCAVLYGQVPDLDARLLRWDADGSAPDDLWLTEVRALPGDAGTLAAVVLEGHLEPLAAALRARYRLASGLLRGNAASALAGAARQLSGWARAHGRTEAATRTRALAADLLAHPLLAGTGTLTGTAFRRRSCCLYYRVPGGGVCGDCCFTRPPRSSPHAASG; this is translated from the coding sequence TTGGTACTACTGCTCTTCGTGGACCTCGACGCCGATCTCGCCGCGCTCCGCCCGCTCGGCGGCTTCTTCCTACTACGCACGGGCGCGCCGCCGCGTTCAACGCTACCCACCCTCGCACGGGCGTACGGCATCGAAAAGTCGGACGTTTACGAAGAATCCGTGACTTTTCGTGTCCTCAAAGTGGCCAGGTCCCTTCAGGCTCCGGAGTTGCGGATCGCCGCCTCGATCGCCCAGCAGGGCCTGGCGGCCCGGCTCTGGTCGGCGGCCCTCGGCTGCGCCGTGCTGTACGGCCAGGTCCCCGACCTCGACGCCCGGCTCCTGCGCTGGGACGCCGACGGCAGCGCACCCGACGACTTGTGGCTGACCGAGGTGCGCGCGCTGCCCGGCGACGCGGGAACCCTGGCCGCGGTCGTGCTGGAAGGGCACCTGGAGCCTCTGGCGGCGGCCCTGCGGGCCCGCTACCGCCTCGCCTCCGGCCTGCTCCGCGGCAACGCCGCCTCCGCCCTCGCCGGGGCCGCCCGGCAGCTGTCGGGCTGGGCCCGCGCGCACGGCCGTACCGAGGCCGCGACCCGCACCCGCGCCCTCGCCGCGGATCTCCTCGCCCACCCCCTCCTCGCCGGCACCGGAACCCTCACCGGCACCGCCTTCCGGCGCCGCAGCTGCTGCCTCTACTACCGCGTCCCCGGCGGCGGCGTGTGCGGGGACTGCTGCTTCACCCGGCCCCCGCGGTCTTCCCCGCACGCCGCATCTGGGTGA